From Paramagnetospirillum magnetotacticum MS-1, one genomic window encodes:
- the kdpF gene encoding K(+)-transporting ATPase subunit F: MHGNDLLGFLIGVTMVFGLAGYLAYVLTRPDKF, from the coding sequence ATGCACGGCAATGACCTTCTCGGCTTCCTGATCGGTGTCACCATGGTTTTCGGCCTGGCGGGCTATCTGGCCTATGTTTTGACACGCCCTGACAAATTCTAG